GAACGCATCAGCAAGAAAAAAGCGCTTGAGCTTTTTGATAGCGGGTTGCTTGATCAATTGGAAGCGGGGAAATTCTCCGCCCTCAAAGCAATTCATAAGTATCTCTTTGATGAAATTTACGATTTTGCCGGAGAACTGAGAACCGTAAACATTTCCAAAGGTAACTTCCGTTTTGCGCCGCTGATGTACTTGCAGGCGGCACTTGCCAACATTGATAAAATGCCGCAATCTACTTTTGATGAAATCGTCGAGAAGTATGTGGAAATGAATATCGCCCACCCCTTTCGGGAGGGCAACGGGCGCAGCACCCGCATTTGGCTCGACCTCATTTTCAAAACCGAGCTTCACAAAGTTGTTGATTGGAGCAAGATTGATAAAGAAGATTATCTTCTTGCGATGGAGCGCAGCCCGATTAAAGATATTGAAATCAAACATCTTTTGAAAAACGCACTCACCGATGATGTGTATAGCCGAGAGGTCTATATGAAGGGCATCGACCACAGCTATTATTACGAAGGTTACACGACCTTCAAGACGGAAGATTTAAGCAAGGAATGAGGTGCAAATATGCCGGATAAGAATTGGCAATTTGAACTTGAAGAATATATAAAGCAGGGCGAACCCGACAGAGCCGAAAAAAGCGAGGCGTGGCAGACAGCCATCGGCTTGCAGGCAGTTGACGGACTTAACACGTCCGAATATTTGCTGGACACCGCAAAGGAGCATATTGAGGGCAAAATCACCATTGATGAAGCGCAGAAGCGGATTCACAGTTATTATGAGCAGCGCACCACCCGAACCGAGACGGAAAACGAAACCAAAGAGGCAGATATCGTTTCGGCAAGAATCACAAAGCTGCTGGGAGAAAAAGCGTTTCAGTTTTCCCCTGCCGAGTGGATCACCGTTCACCGCAGATTGTTTGAGGGCGTATTCGACCACGCCGGTCAAATCCGGCAATATAACATCACCAAGAAAGAGTGGGTGCTGAACGGCGATACCGTAATTTATGCGGATTGGAACAGCATTAGAGAAACGCTGGACTATGATTTTGCCGCCGAAAAACAGTTTTCTTATGAAGGATTGTCGGTTGAAGCAGCGGTAAAGCACCTTGCAAAGTTTGCATCGGATATTTGGCAGATTCATCCCTTCGGCGAGGGAAATACCCGTGCCACTGCTGTTTTTATGATCAAATATATGAAAACCTTTGGATTCCGCGTCAATAACGATGCGTTCCGCGAAAACTCTTGGTATTTCCGCAATGCACTGGTCCGGGCAAACTATAATAATTTGCGAAAGGGCGTTCATTCCACCACAAAATTCTTGGAATTGTTTTTCTCCAATCTCCTGCTCGGCACAAACCACGAACTGAAAAACCGTTATATGCACATTGATTTTGCGGATGAAAACACTCTCCAAAGTATCAATTCCAAAGTTTCAAAGTATCAATTTGATACTTTGGACTGTACTTTGGAAGAATTGGCGGTTTTAGAATTAGTCGCGAAGAACCCGTCGATAAAGCAGCAGGAAATTGCAGAACAAACTGGAAAATCCATTGCAACGATCAAGCGAATTATGAAATCGCTGCAAGATAAAAGCTATATCCGCCGTGAAAGAGGCAAACGGTACGGCAAGTGGGAAGTGTTGGTTTGATATACAACTTTCTCGACTCTTGAGTGGTAAACTGGAGGGGTAAGTATGAGTAAAAAGGCCTTTGAAATCGGAATACCATTAGATGAAAATGGATTCTTGGAGATGGAATGTGATTTTTGTAAAAATCGTTTTATGCTTCATGCAGATACATTTCAAGATGAAAGCTATTTGCACTTCTTCTGTCCAGTATGCGGGCTACCTAATGGAGCCGATACATTTTATTGCACGGAAGTTCTGGAAAAGATGGAACAGGTTGCATTGAATTATATGTATTCAAGATTAGAGAGAACTTTGGGAAAATCCATTAAGAAGTTCAACAAAAATAGCTTTGTGAAAATGTCGATGGACATTCCTAAAAAGGAGCCGGAGAAAGAATTATATCAACCCGTTAATGAGTATGAAACTGTTGAATTGAAATGCTGTGATTCTTCTGTGAAAGTACAGTATTTTGATAAAGAAATTGGTATATATTGCCCATTGTGTGGAGGAGCTAAGCTGTGACAAAGAAAGAACTAAGAAAAATTTCATTGCAATACAGAACGCTATCTTCTCAGATGTTGAAGATAGATTCCCAAGAGGAAATCAATTGTGTCAAGATTTTCCTCGATTACATTACTAATACTTCGTTCATTATGAAGTATATTTCTGAATGTCATAGAGAAGATTATGATTTTGCAGAAATATATAAAAACAAATCTTGGAACGATATGTTGACGTTGCCTGATTCTCAGGAAGCAATTATCGACTACGGATACCAGTTGTTGCAATATATTTTGGATGGTCCGAAACAATTACACACGTTGGCTTTTGGATATACAAGCAGCAGAAAATTTAAGGATATGATTGCTGCCTTTATGCGTAAGACCATCGAGCCGTTTGTAACAGCGATCAAGAGTTATCTGGAACTTTCTTTGATTGATTGCCCAGAAAGTGGACCGGAAGTGACTGATGAATCACATGAGAAAACATTGTTTTTGTCCTATTGCCAGAAAGATTCTGACATTGCGAATTTGATAGAGGGAGGACTTGCACCACACATCAATGGGAAGGCAAGAATTTCACGAGATATTCGAGATGTTGAGTATCATGAAAGTTTCAAAAAATTCATGCAGACGATTGAGACACATGATTTTGTAATAATGATCATTAGTGATAACTATTTGAAATCCAGAAACTGTATGTTTGAAGTACTGGAAGTAATTAAGAATTCCCAATTTCAAAAGAAACTCGCTTTTATTGTCCTCTCTGACGATGATATTAAATACTACCAAGATCAAACAATACCTTCAATTGGAGCAAAAGTATATTCCTTTGAAGGACAAACTACATACAGCTTATATTGGTCAAAGGTGGAAAAAGAGTTACAAGAGCAGATCGAAGCTTTAGGTGATCCTACTCGTGCAATTTATCAAATCAAAGAGAAACGCATTGTTCAGAGAATTCTACTGGATCTACCTGAATTTATGGAGTTTATTAAAGATGCCAAAGGACTCCCACTTTCTGACCATATTGAATCTGGATATAAAGATATATTAAGATTTTTAGGAATTTGATCAACTGATAAGACCACATATCAAATAATAAATGAGACAAGCTGGGGTGATAGCAAATGATAGAAAGCAAACATTATTATGATTTTACAAATGAATTATCTGCTGATGAAATCTATGAGGGATTGCTCGCTCACGGTCTTTTTACCGAAAAGCTTCCTCCGGTGTTCACAGCAAAGGCATTTTTTAACTATTGCAAATCCAAATCGCCTGCTTTTCCTAAAAAACCGGCAAATTACATTTATCACGAAAGCATGAGAAATATCAACACACCCCGTCCATTTGGTATTCCTAATCCTGCCGCATTTCAATGTTTGTGCAAATACATATCAGAGATATGGCCGCAGCTTCAGCAATATTTTGAAGAAGAAACTAAAGGACAGAAGCATATTATCAGCAGAACCCATATTCGTAAAATGAAGGAATCTGATTCGCTTTTTTCTATGAACTATAAGAATTGGAAAGATGACGGAACTCCGGAGCCTGATTTGTTGCTAGGAGCAAGATATTTGGTTCATGCCGATGTTTCAAACTGTTTTCCGAGTATATATACCCATGCTCTTTCATGGGCACTGGTCGGTAAGGATGTAGCGAAGCAGAACCAAAGGGATAGTTCGCAGTGGTACAACGAGCTTGATTTCCTTACAAGAAATGTAAAGCACGGAGAAACGCACGGATTGTTGATCGGCCCTCATGTTTCGAATTTACTGTCTGAGATCATTTTAGTTAAGATTGATAAAATCTTATATGATAAAGGATGGCGTTACATTAGAAACATTGACGATTATACTTGTTATGTTTCTACCTATGAGGGCGGGCAATTATTTCTAACCGAATTATCTGAGCAGTTAAGAGCGTATGATCTGACTCTCAATCATAAGAAAACTTCCATAGATGAACTTCCAACGGCATCAGTTGAGCAATGGGTACGAAAAATCAACACCTTCACTGCGTTTGATACCAAAGAATGGATGAATTTTAAGGAAGTCCGTGCATATTTGGATATGGCAATTGAGTTGATGCAGGAAAACAATGACAACGCCGCAATTTTGAATTATGCCATGAAGGTACTGGCAAAGAAACAGCTTACAGAGAATGCTAAATCGTATTATGTGAAAACGATTTTTCATTTATCTGTTATTTACCCATATTTGGTATCGTTATTGGAAGAATATGTATTCAAGCCGTTTGGTGTTGAAAAATCAGAGATTTCAAAATTATCCGCCCTGCTTTATAATGAAGGCGTAAAGCTCAAAAATTATGAAGCAGTGTGTTATGCACTGTATTACGCCAATAAATATGAGTTCGAAATTAGAGAACTTGATTTTGAAGTAGCAAAAAACAGTAACAACTGCTTGTTCTTGCTGTTTAGCTATCTTTATTATGAAAAAAAGAAAGATAAGGCAGCAGTGAAATTGTGCAAAGATTATGCTCGATCACTGATTGCAACAGAAATGGATAATTTCTGGCTATTTATATACGAAGCATTAGCGCAAAGTGATTTGCGGGATTATTGGAAGGCAATGAAGAAAAACAAGGTATCATTCCTTGTAGAAATTTAGGAAGTAATTTTACATAAACCTCACGCACGGTTCATTCAAAGCCGTGCGTGAGGTTTTCAGTTTTCATACGGTATTCTGAAATAATCCAGGTATTTCTTGAATGTATCCTGCGCCGAGAGGCAGGTGTCGGTCAGGTAGCCTTTTTCCCGATCCCACTCCTGCAGTCCGCGGTAATAGAACATTTTTATGCTGTCCTCAATAATAAACGGCACAATATTGTGTTTCAGACATTCCTTGAACAGGATCAGTCGCCCGACACGCCCGTTGCCGTCCTGGAAGGGGTGAATGCGCTCAAACCGCACATGGAGCGCAAGGATATCTTCAAGCGTCACCGTTTCCTTGCTGTTATACTCGTCAAGCAGCCTTTTCATTTCCGCCGACACGTCCTCGGGCAAGGTCGTTTCTCGCCCGCCGACCTCATTCGGCAGCTTTTTGTATTCGCCGACGGCAAACCAATCTTTCCTTGCGTCGCTTGTTCCGGTTTTCAGGATAAAATGCAGGTGTTTGATGAATTTTTCGCTGAGCTGCGATTTTGCGCTTTCGATAACCTCGTCGATACAACGAAAGTGATTGGCGGTTTCGATGATATCGTCCACCCGCACGCCTTCCTCGGTAATGCCGACGGTGTTGGTTTCAAAAATAAGGCGCGTCTGATCATGGGTCAGGCGGCTGCCCTCCATATGATTGGAGTTGTAGGTCAGTTCCACTTGCACCTTATGATAAATTCCGCCGTGAGTCTGACTGCGCTTTTCCTCTATGAGAATATCCGCCAAAGTCTGCGGTGCGGGCTTGCTTTTATTGCTCCGTTCGGGCTTCTCGGCGTTTTCGGGAATGTTCCAGGTCTTGCCCGTCAGAAAAGCGCCGGGGACACGACCTGCCGCGCAGTAGTTGCGGACACTGCGCTCGGAGGTGTTCCAAAGCGCTGCTATCTCTTTCACAGATAAATATTTCATCATTTTGCCCTCCGAAATTACTATCATCAGCATACCACATTATCGGCAAAAAATCAATCATTCTAAATCTGTTTTCACTTATATTTTTGCCGATAACAGCAGTTTTGATTCCGACCCGGCATTTTCCTACACGACTTTGGGTGCAGTCCTGCATAACCGGGGCTTTTCACGCACTGCCAAAAGCGTGATTTTGGGGCGAAAAATCGCTCGGTTCTATCAAAAATTCTAATAGACTTTCTCGAAAATCCGTTAGAACTCGGCAAAATCGGAGGAGACTCTCGGACTCGGATTTTCGTTGCGTTTTCGACGCAAATGGGTGTGCAAAGCCTTGAAAACACGGCGTTTTCGGGGTTCTCTTACCTGCTTTTATCTTCCGTTAAATTCCGCCAAGTTCGGTTTTCACCACTTGACTCGAAATCAGTTTGCGGGCAACCGCACGTGAGTTCGAATCTCACCGTCTGCGCCAACAAAACCCTTGAAGGCTAAGGCTTTCAAGGGTTTTTATTTATGAGTATTTATGGATAGCGAAAGGCTCCGACAGTTCAAGTCGGAGCCTTTGCTGATATTTATTTTGCCGGCGGATGTCATTCTATAAGGCCGCTCTCCTTTAAGAGCAGTTCGACATCGGTGCCTTTGACTTTTTTCATTACGACTTTAAGCAGCATCTTTTCCTTGAATGAGAGCTTTATATCCGTTATCGGCTTCTTGTCTATAGCATAGTAGCAAGCACGCAGAAGCTCACGAACATCATATTTGCTTTCCCATACCTCAGGAACGCCACGGTCTATGTCAAGCAAGGTGTAGACAGATTCCATACCGGTACGCATAGAATACTCGGTGGTGAAGATGGTGTCACGGGGCGTTTCGGCAAACTGACCGATGAAAGCGAAGTTTACTGCGCCGTCCGGAACTACCTTAGGTCTGTCGGATTCCTTTCTCGGCTGGAAAAATGCGTTTATATAAGGCATATAGCACGTTGTGGTGTTGCAGGAGTTTTTGGCAAGCGCATTGATTCTTTCTGTCGGTACACCGATGTGGTAGAGCCACTCACGGCAGATCTCCTCGCCTGTGCAATCACGCATAGCTTTCTTCACATAGTTGCCTTCCTTGTTTGTATTAAGGGAATACAGCCATACAAGAACCATATTCTTATCCTGCGACTTGAACTGAGGCTGGCGGTTTATCGTCCACGAAAGGTACCAGTTTTCCGTGCTGTCCTTTACGGTGACAATGCCGCCTGTTGTTACCTTGCCCATGCGTGGGTCACGCTTGCAGATATTCATAATATATCTGATTATCTCATCGTCCGAGGTCGCTACTGTGGCGCTCATCCAGTTCGTAGCGTCAACATCGCTGCAGAACTTGTCGGGGTTGCCGTATTCGCCGTTCTTCGCCTGTGCCGCAATAGCCTTCCACATATCCCACGATTCGCCGAATCCGTTCTTTACACCGGATAAATCGGGGGCGTGGGTCTGATCGCCGTAGCAGGATGTGTCTGTACAGCAACCGTTTGTGATGAACACGAGGTCATCCTCGATAAGATCTATCGTTTTCTGCTTTCCGTCCTTTATATAGACTATCTGCTTTGCAATCTTTCTGCCGCCGTCATCCTTGATTATAACATTCTTCACGTCCATTCCGTACTCGATGCGAACGCCGTGAGCCTCAAGATATTTTACAAGCGGGAGTATCATACTCTCGTACTGATTGTACTTTGTGAAGCGCAGCGCGCTGAAGTCCGGAAGTCCGTCTATATGATGAACGTAGCGGCAGAGATAACGCTTCATTTCAAGAGCGCTCGACCAGCGCTGGAAAGCGAACATTGTCTGCCAATAAAGCCAGAAATTCGTACTCCAGAAGCTGTCGGGGAGAACCTCCGAAATCTTCTTGTCCTCAAGATCCTTTTCGGGCGTTAAGAAGAGCTTTGAGAGCGCCATTGCCGATTCCTTGTCAAGCTCGAACTTCTTGTCTGTGTGTGCGTCCTTGCCGCAGTTTACCGTTGCACGACAGAGAGAATAGTTGGGGTCGTGCTTGTTGAGCCAATAGTATTCGTCAAGCACCGATACACCGGGCGTTTCAATAGAGGGAACGTCACGGAACGTATCCCACATTACCTCGAAATGATTATCCATTTCACGACCGCCACGCATATAGAAACCCTTTGTAATATCCTTGCGTCCGTCACAGCTTCCGCCCGCAAGCTCCAGTTTCTCAAGAAGGTGGATATGCTCGCCCTTCATCTGTCCGTCTCTTACAAGATAGAAGGCTGCCGTAAGTCCGGCAAGTCCCGTGCCAATGATATAAGCTGACTTTTTGTCGACATCCTTCGGCTTTTCGGGATGTGCGAATGCTTCATAAGTTCCTGCTGAGTAATACATAAAAACCTCCTGAAAATTTATTTTCTGTCCTTATTATATCCACATT
This window of the [Eubacterium] siraeum genome carries:
- a CDS encoding Fic family protein, with amino-acid sequence MALENKLGMTNSADLAREEERISKKKALELFDSGLLDQLEAGKFSALKAIHKYLFDEIYDFAGELRTVNISKGNFRFAPLMYLQAALANIDKMPQSTFDEIVEKYVEMNIAHPFREGNGRSTRIWLDLIFKTELHKVVDWSKIDKEDYLLAMERSPIKDIEIKHLLKNALTDDVYSREVYMKGIDHSYYYEGYTTFKTEDLSKE
- a CDS encoding Fic family protein, whose amino-acid sequence is MKYLSVKEIAALWNTSERSVRNYCAAGRVPGAFLTGKTWNIPENAEKPERSNKSKPAPQTLADILIEEKRSQTHGGIYHKVQVELTYNSNHMEGSRLTHDQTRLIFETNTVGITEEGVRVDDIIETANHFRCIDEVIESAKSQLSEKFIKHLHFILKTGTSDARKDWFAVGEYKKLPNEVGGRETTLPEDVSAEMKRLLDEYNSKETVTLEDILALHVRFERIHPFQDGNGRVGRLILFKECLKHNIVPFIIEDSIKMFYYRGLQEWDREKGYLTDTCLSAQDTFKKYLDYFRIPYEN
- a CDS encoding RNA-directed DNA polymerase, whose amino-acid sequence is MIESKHYYDFTNELSADEIYEGLLAHGLFTEKLPPVFTAKAFFNYCKSKSPAFPKKPANYIYHESMRNINTPRPFGIPNPAAFQCLCKYISEIWPQLQQYFEEETKGQKHIISRTHIRKMKESDSLFSMNYKNWKDDGTPEPDLLLGARYLVHADVSNCFPSIYTHALSWALVGKDVAKQNQRDSSQWYNELDFLTRNVKHGETHGLLIGPHVSNLLSEIILVKIDKILYDKGWRYIRNIDDYTCYVSTYEGGQLFLTELSEQLRAYDLTLNHKKTSIDELPTASVEQWVRKINTFTAFDTKEWMNFKEVRAYLDMAIELMQENNDNAAILNYAMKVLAKKQLTENAKSYYVKTIFHLSVIYPYLVSLLEEYVFKPFGVEKSEISKLSALLYNEGVKLKNYEAVCYALYYANKYEFEIRELDFEVAKNSNNCLFLLFSYLYYEKKKDKAAVKLCKDYARSLIATEMDNFWLFIYEALAQSDLRDYWKAMKKNKVSFLVEI
- a CDS encoding oleate hydratase, translating into MYYSAGTYEAFAHPEKPKDVDKKSAYIIGTGLAGLTAAFYLVRDGQMKGEHIHLLEKLELAGGSCDGRKDITKGFYMRGGREMDNHFEVMWDTFRDVPSIETPGVSVLDEYYWLNKHDPNYSLCRATVNCGKDAHTDKKFELDKESAMALSKLFLTPEKDLEDKKISEVLPDSFWSTNFWLYWQTMFAFQRWSSALEMKRYLCRYVHHIDGLPDFSALRFTKYNQYESMILPLVKYLEAHGVRIEYGMDVKNVIIKDDGGRKIAKQIVYIKDGKQKTIDLIEDDLVFITNGCCTDTSCYGDQTHAPDLSGVKNGFGESWDMWKAIAAQAKNGEYGNPDKFCSDVDATNWMSATVATSDDEIIRYIMNICKRDPRMGKVTTGGIVTVKDSTENWYLSWTINRQPQFKSQDKNMVLVWLYSLNTNKEGNYVKKAMRDCTGEEICREWLYHIGVPTERINALAKNSCNTTTCYMPYINAFFQPRKESDRPKVVPDGAVNFAFIGQFAETPRDTIFTTEYSMRTGMESVYTLLDIDRGVPEVWESKYDVRELLRACYYAIDKKPITDIKLSFKEKMLLKVVMKKVKGTDVELLLKESGLIE
- a CDS encoding toll/interleukin-1 receptor domain-containing protein, with translation MTKKELRKISLQYRTLSSQMLKIDSQEEINCVKIFLDYITNTSFIMKYISECHREDYDFAEIYKNKSWNDMLTLPDSQEAIIDYGYQLLQYILDGPKQLHTLAFGYTSSRKFKDMIAAFMRKTIEPFVTAIKSYLELSLIDCPESGPEVTDESHEKTLFLSYCQKDSDIANLIEGGLAPHINGKARISRDIRDVEYHESFKKFMQTIETHDFVIMIISDNYLKSRNCMFEVLEVIKNSQFQKKLAFIVLSDDDIKYYQDQTIPSIGAKVYSFEGQTTYSLYWSKVEKELQEQIEALGDPTRAIYQIKEKRIVQRILLDLPEFMEFIKDAKGLPLSDHIESGYKDILRFLGI
- a CDS encoding Fic family protein, with the translated sequence MPDKNWQFELEEYIKQGEPDRAEKSEAWQTAIGLQAVDGLNTSEYLLDTAKEHIEGKITIDEAQKRIHSYYEQRTTRTETENETKEADIVSARITKLLGEKAFQFSPAEWITVHRRLFEGVFDHAGQIRQYNITKKEWVLNGDTVIYADWNSIRETLDYDFAAEKQFSYEGLSVEAAVKHLAKFASDIWQIHPFGEGNTRATAVFMIKYMKTFGFRVNNDAFRENSWYFRNALVRANYNNLRKGVHSTTKFLELFFSNLLLGTNHELKNRYMHIDFADENTLQSINSKVSKYQFDTLDCTLEELAVLELVAKNPSIKQQEIAEQTGKSIATIKRIMKSLQDKSYIRRERGKRYGKWEVLV